ACAGCCCGCGCAGTCGGAACCAACTGGTCGCCGTCAACTGTGCGGCGCTTCCGGAGACGCTGCTCGAATCGGAAATGTTCGGCCACGTGAAGGGGGCCTTCACCGGGGCGGTGCGCGACAAGCCGGGGCTTCTGCAGGTGGCCGATGGCGGCACTTTCTTCCTGGACGAGCTGACGGAAATGGCGTTGCCCATCCAGGCGAAGCTCCTGCGCGTGATCCAGGATGGACAGGTCCGGCGCCTCGGCAGCGAATCGGTCGACGCTCGGGTCGATGTCCGCTTCATCGCTGCGACCAACCAGGACGCGCAGGTCGCCTGTGAGAAAGGGAATCTTCGGCGCGACCTCTATTATCGCTTGAGCGTGGTGCCCATCCGTGTTCCGCCCCTGCGCGAGCGGGTGGAGGACATCCCGATACTGGCGGAGCACTTCCTCAACCTCTACTGGAAGCGGCACCGGGAGAAGGGATCCCCGATCCCGGCCTTCAGCCCGATGGCCATCCGCGAGCTGCAGACCCGGCCCTGGGTCGGGAATGTACGCGAGCTGCAGAACGTGATAGAGCACGCGGTCGTGCTGCTCTCGCCCGGCAGCGAGATTCAGCCGGACGACATCCCCTATCTGGATGGCGGGGCGACCCAGTCGGCGGCTTCGCTACTGCGCAATGGCAATGGCATTCAGCTCACACCCGAGGACCTGGAGTATCACAGCGCGCGCGACAAAGTTCTCTCCGATTTCGAGCTTCGCTACCTGACACTTCTGATCGCCCACGCCGGCTCCA
The Longimicrobiaceae bacterium DNA segment above includes these coding regions:
- a CDS encoding sigma-54 dependent transcriptional regulator, which gives rise to MTTRTASLRSPADEGSAQPLRILVIDDEPTLCESCASVLTLEGYDVTTCRRGEEARELIQRIAFDVLLVDLHMPQVSGMELLRLNRELHPDSLVILMTGNPSVDSSVEAFRMGAWDYLPKPFTASHLQILIGRAWHTVVAAREKKKAAAAHEPQHGHSSNVTLLGRSPAFLRVIRLAEQVAKTDASVFLTGESGSGKEVIAQFIHHHSPRSRNQLVAVNCAALPETLLESEMFGHVKGAFTGAVRDKPGLLQVADGGTFFLDELTEMALPIQAKLLRVIQDGQVRRLGSESVDARVDVRFIAATNQDAQVACEKGNLRRDLYYRLSVVPIRVPPLRERVEDIPILAEHFLNLYWKRHREKGSPIPAFSPMAIRELQTRPWVGNVRELQNVIEHAVVLLSPGSEIQPDDIPYLDGGATQSAASLLRNGNGIQLTPEDLEYHSARDKVLSDFELRYLTLLIAHAGSNMSEAARIAGIDRTTLYRLMEKHGLQRGTVLRTN